The Haloarchaeobius amylolyticus genome window below encodes:
- a CDS encoding type I restriction enzyme HsdR N-terminal domain-containing protein, with the protein MGPADLTEYVEHATEVVATSPELGLRNTQLRLVEPFLEALGWNVRAPEVEAAFHVPGAEATVDYALLADGRPTVFVFTRPAEESLGTDDTDQLSEAMRAAGVSWGVLTNGRQFAFAGSKDGETEWAECDLQGLPERSTVLEHYTRARAIERARTRTRAERETAAERLEDAGDELVEALTTELQAATDGAAAADLETATREFVQRLVQSFRSDDGTGSRPTGTPRDGTEAGPAGVSDAAEVEAETEDTETSVEPAQESVDDAASASDRQDGVQTVAAASAGGDGEFVARFFRDRTSVGAVGCSTVEGAMGQIVDYLVEQHHLAGSISLPYCPDEDETAVLHREPVHPDGRPMRPAVELESGPFLWTGGDLETQRARLEDLASRAGLRVMFQGDWRTR; encoded by the coding sequence ATGGGACCCGCGGACCTGACGGAGTACGTCGAACACGCCACGGAGGTCGTCGCTACCTCGCCGGAGCTAGGCCTGCGGAACACCCAGCTCAGGCTCGTCGAACCGTTCCTCGAGGCCCTCGGCTGGAACGTCAGGGCCCCCGAGGTCGAGGCCGCGTTCCACGTCCCCGGTGCCGAGGCCACCGTGGACTACGCGCTCCTCGCGGACGGCAGACCGACCGTGTTCGTCTTCACGCGCCCGGCCGAGGAATCGCTCGGCACAGACGACACCGACCAGCTCTCCGAGGCCATGCGAGCAGCCGGGGTATCGTGGGGCGTGCTCACGAACGGTCGGCAGTTCGCCTTCGCCGGCTCGAAGGACGGGGAGACGGAGTGGGCAGAGTGCGACCTGCAGGGACTACCGGAGCGGTCGACGGTCCTCGAACACTACACGCGAGCGCGGGCCATCGAGCGAGCACGCACCCGTACCCGGGCCGAGCGCGAGACTGCCGCAGAACGTCTCGAAGACGCGGGCGACGAACTGGTCGAGGCGCTCACCACGGAGTTGCAGGCGGCGACCGACGGGGCTGCCGCTGCCGACCTCGAGACCGCGACACGCGAGTTCGTGCAGCGACTGGTCCAGTCGTTCCGGTCGGATGACGGCACAGGGAGTCGTCCGACCGGGACTCCGCGAGACGGCACAGAAGCGGGTCCAGCCGGTGTCTCCGACGCTGCGGAAGTCGAGGCAGAAACAGAGGACACCGAGACCTCGGTCGAGCCCGCACAGGAGTCGGTCGACGACGCTGCCTCGGCCTCCGACAGACAGGACGGTGTCCAGACGGTCGCGGCCGCCTCGGCCGGCGGGGACGGCGAGTTCGTCGCCCGGTTCTTCAGGGACCGGACCTCCGTCGGAGCGGTCGGTTGCTCCACGGTCGAAGGGGCGATGGGGCAGATCGTCGACTACCTCGTCGAACAGCACCACCTCGCCGGGTCCATCTCCCTCCCGTACTGTCCCGACGAGGACGAGACCGCCGTCCTCCACCGGGAGCCCGTCCATCCCGATGGACGACCGATGCGACCGGCTGTCGAACTGGAGAGCGGACCGTTCCTCTGGACGGGTGGCGACCTCGAGACCCAGCGGGCACGACTGGAGGACCTCGCCTCGCGGGCGGGACTCCGGGTGATGTTCCAGGGCGACTGGCGCACGAGATAG
- a CDS encoding glutathione S-transferase family protein — translation MHMLVDGEWREGAYQTTNEDGEFDRQETSFRDCISNEEDARFQPEADRYHLYVSRACPWAHRAMVVRRLLGLEDVVSMDVVDPYRDTDGWQFTPEKDDCTTDSIMDADYLREVYTAADDSFTGRVTVPVLWDREEETIVNNESEEVIKMFADAMAGLGTTGVDLYPDALRDEIDAVIEDIYEPINNGVYRAGFADSQAAHERAVADLFGALDHWNEVLADQRYLVGERLTLADVCLFTTLVRFDEVYHTHFKCNVRHVTDYDHLWGHTRELFQLPGVAETVNMAHIKEHYYTTHGDVNPKKLVPVGPAPDFAGSHDRDSLAGGPPEGLLD, via the coding sequence ATGCACATGCTCGTCGACGGCGAGTGGCGGGAAGGCGCGTACCAGACCACGAACGAGGACGGAGAGTTCGACAGGCAGGAGACCAGTTTCCGTGACTGTATCTCGAACGAGGAGGACGCCCGGTTCCAGCCCGAGGCCGACCGATACCATCTGTACGTCTCGCGGGCGTGTCCCTGGGCACACCGAGCGATGGTCGTCCGCCGGCTCCTCGGTCTGGAGGACGTGGTCTCCATGGACGTCGTCGACCCGTACCGCGACACCGACGGCTGGCAGTTCACGCCCGAGAAGGACGACTGCACGACCGACTCCATCATGGACGCCGACTACCTGCGTGAGGTGTACACCGCGGCCGACGACTCCTTCACCGGGCGCGTGACCGTGCCCGTGCTGTGGGACCGGGAGGAGGAGACCATCGTCAACAACGAGTCCGAGGAGGTGATCAAGATGTTCGCGGACGCGATGGCCGGCCTCGGGACCACCGGCGTCGACCTCTACCCAGACGCGCTCCGCGACGAGATCGACGCGGTCATCGAGGACATCTACGAACCGATCAACAACGGTGTCTACCGCGCCGGTTTCGCCGACTCGCAGGCCGCCCACGAACGGGCGGTGGCCGACCTCTTCGGGGCGCTCGACCACTGGAACGAGGTGCTCGCCGACCAGCGCTACCTCGTCGGCGAGCGCCTCACGCTCGCGGACGTCTGCCTGTTCACGACGCTCGTCCGGTTCGACGAGGTCTACCACACCCACTTCAAGTGCAACGTCCGCCACGTCACCGACTACGACCACCTGTGGGGTCACACCCGCGAGCTGTTCCAGCTGCCGGGCGTCGCCGAGACGGTGAACATGGCCCACATCAAGGAGCACTACTACACGACCCACGGTGACGTCAACCCGAAGAAGCTCGTCCCGGTCGGACCCGCCCCCGACTTCGCTGGGTCACACGACCGGGACTCCCTCGCGGGTGGGCCACCCGAGGGGCTCCTCGACTGA